Proteins encoded in a region of the Niveispirillum cyanobacteriorum genome:
- a CDS encoding MFS transporter, whose translation MGKIEEFRRGWSLILAAATGVGLGITGLTFYTLGIFIGPLTQEFGWSRTSLASATILTTLTTLILGPVVGRLADRFGGRKVGLVSLVGLAAGLGGLSLIGAELWSFYLAFGIAMVLGAGTLPIVWTRAVNAGFDKARGMALGLTLTGTGVVAILAPPYTQWLIADYGWRMAYLGQAALVLAIGLPIVWLLFHEVGGAKHVTAATTLVRPGLTAAAARRSRQFWMLGVGFLFASFAVSALIVHLVSILSGGGMERASAVWAASLLGFAIIAGRLGIGVLVDRFYAPAVAFGILAIAGAACFLLMLAGANLSLALAAVVLIGLAAGAEVDLVAYLASRYFGLRAYGEIYGWQLGFFALGAGLGPMGVGRLYDATGSYTVGLIACAVGFGVGATLIGLLGRYPERFEE comes from the coding sequence ATGGGCAAGATTGAGGAATTCCGGCGCGGCTGGTCGTTGATCCTGGCGGCGGCGACGGGTGTGGGCCTGGGCATCACAGGCCTTACCTTCTATACGCTGGGCATTTTCATCGGGCCGTTGACCCAGGAATTCGGCTGGTCCCGCACCTCGCTGGCCTCTGCCACCATCCTGACGACCCTGACCACGCTGATCCTGGGGCCGGTGGTGGGCCGGCTGGCCGACCGGTTCGGCGGGCGCAAGGTGGGACTGGTGTCCCTGGTCGGGCTGGCGGCCGGTCTGGGCGGGCTGAGCCTGATCGGTGCGGAATTGTGGAGCTTCTATCTGGCCTTCGGCATCGCCATGGTGCTGGGGGCCGGTACCTTGCCCATCGTCTGGACCCGTGCCGTCAATGCCGGGTTCGACAAGGCGCGCGGCATGGCGCTGGGACTGACCCTGACGGGGACCGGTGTTGTCGCCATCCTGGCCCCGCCCTATACGCAATGGCTCATCGCCGACTATGGCTGGCGCATGGCCTATCTGGGTCAGGCGGCGCTGGTCCTGGCCATTGGTCTGCCAATTGTCTGGCTGCTGTTTCATGAAGTTGGTGGTGCGAAGCATGTCACAGCGGCCACAACGCTGGTTCGCCCCGGCCTAACCGCCGCCGCCGCCCGCCGGTCGCGTCAATTCTGGATGCTGGGCGTGGGCTTCCTGTTCGCCTCCTTCGCCGTGTCAGCTCTGATCGTGCATCTGGTCTCGATCCTGTCTGGGGGCGGGATGGAACGGGCTAGTGCCGTTTGGGCCGCTAGCCTGCTGGGCTTTGCTATCATTGCGGGCCGCCTGGGCATCGGGGTGCTGGTGGACCGTTTCTATGCACCTGCCGTTGCCTTTGGCATCCTGGCCATCGCCGGGGCAGCCTGCTTTCTGCTGATGCTGGCGGGGGCCAACCTGTCGCTGGCGCTGGCCGCTGTTGTGTTGATCGGTCTGGCGGCGGGAGCGGAGGTCGATCTGGTCGCCTATTTGGCCAGCCGCTATTTCGGCCTGCGGGCCTATGGGGAAATTTATGGCTGGCAGCTTGGCTTCTTCGCGCTGGGGGCCGGACTGGGGCCGATGGGCGTGGGGCGTCTTTATGACGCGACCGGTTCCTACACAGTCGGCCTGATCGCCTGCGCCGTCGGGTTTGGCGTCGGCGCTACGCTGATCGGATTGCTGGGCCGGTACCCTGAGCGGTTCGAGGAATAA
- a CDS encoding zinc-binding dehydrogenase, whose protein sequence is MSQNYKALQQVRFAQSFREAAEIVDQPLRDPGPGEIRVRNHWCGVNGIFDTQIARNAVDYIRIPMPTWTGVEAIGVVEAVGEGVTGFRPGDAAATNRFTGGYRQANIAPAAQFIPTPSAHRDYLALASTGVSALLALEHVGGLRAGETVAISAAAGGLGHMLVQLAKLAGARVVAVCGGERKSAFVWSLGADRVIDYKREDVAQVLSTEFRDALDLAVDTVSGAIFDAFLDNVAPLGRVVVAGAAQDLDGKPEIVTAPRVGNKLYYKGASVRGFMNGRLTDLWPAARERLFSLHAAGKINVTFDDTPFTGLAQVPDAVEHLLSGRSMGKVTVDLR, encoded by the coding sequence ATGAGCCAGAACTATAAAGCCCTGCAGCAGGTCCGCTTTGCGCAAAGTTTCCGCGAGGCGGCGGAGATCGTGGATCAACCGCTGCGCGATCCGGGGCCCGGTGAAATCAGGGTGCGCAACCATTGGTGTGGCGTCAACGGTATCTTTGATACCCAGATCGCGCGCAATGCCGTGGATTATATCCGCATCCCCATGCCCACCTGGACGGGGGTGGAGGCCATCGGCGTGGTGGAGGCGGTGGGCGAGGGCGTAACGGGCTTCAGGCCCGGTGACGCCGCCGCCACCAACCGCTTCACGGGCGGCTATCGTCAGGCGAATATTGCACCGGCGGCGCAGTTCATCCCGACCCCATCAGCACACCGCGACTATCTGGCGCTGGCCTCCACCGGCGTTTCGGCGTTGCTGGCGTTGGAACATGTCGGCGGACTGCGTGCGGGGGAGACGGTTGCCATTTCGGCGGCGGCGGGCGGTCTTGGCCATATGCTGGTGCAACTGGCCAAGCTGGCCGGGGCACGGGTGGTCGCCGTCTGTGGGGGTGAGCGGAAATCGGCCTTCGTCTGGTCGCTGGGTGCTGACCGGGTCATCGATTACAAGCGCGAGGATGTGGCGCAGGTCCTGTCCACGGAGTTCCGGGATGCCCTGGATCTGGCCGTCGATACCGTCAGCGGCGCGATCTTCGATGCCTTCCTGGACAATGTCGCCCCACTGGGGCGCGTTGTGGTGGCGGGTGCGGCCCAGGACCTGGACGGCAAGCCGGAAATCGTCACGGCACCGCGCGTCGGCAACAAGCTCTACTACAAGGGCGCTTCCGTACGCGGCTTCATGAATGGCCGTTTGACCGACCTGTGGCCAGCAGCACGCGAAAGACTGTTCAGCCTGCACGCCGCTGGCAAAATCAACGTCACCTTCGATGACACGCCGTTCACAGGTCTGGCCCAGGTGCCAGACGCTGTGGAGCACCTGCTTTCCGGGCGGTCAATGGGCAAGGTCACCGTCGATCTGCGTTGA
- a CDS encoding zinc-binding dehydrogenase: MRITAAILDQIGLPGPYADSRPLRLAQVELAPPRPGELLVRIDAAGLCHSDLSVINGDRPRPMPMALGHEAAATVVETGDPDSPFKPGDRVVLAFLPACGQCACCGAGEGYLCQPGATANGEGRLLRGGRRIMELPGKEVNHHLGVSAFATHAVVDQRSAVKIPSDIAPEIAALFGCAVLTGVGAVMNTAAVKPGESVVVYGLGGVGLSSLLGAVAAGANPVIAVDPIEDKRKLALELGAAAAVAPADAAQAIADLTGGGADVAIETAGKAAVLAAAYKSTRRGGRTVTVGLPNPAEMLSFPAVSLVAEGKTLMGSYMGSSIPSRDVPRYIGLWRAGRLPVHRLLSGTAPLSEINRLMDELAAGRVIRQVVLP; this comes from the coding sequence ATGCGTATCACCGCCGCCATCCTGGACCAGATCGGCCTGCCCGGCCCTTATGCCGACAGCCGACCGCTGCGTCTGGCACAGGTGGAACTGGCCCCGCCGCGTCCCGGTGAATTGCTGGTACGTATCGATGCCGCCGGCCTGTGCCATTCCGATCTGTCGGTGATCAATGGCGACCGGCCCCGGCCCATGCCCATGGCCCTGGGGCACGAGGCGGCGGCGACGGTGGTGGAAACGGGCGATCCCGACAGCCCCTTCAAGCCGGGCGACCGCGTCGTCCTGGCCTTTCTGCCGGCCTGCGGGCAATGCGCCTGCTGCGGGGCCGGCGAGGGTTATCTGTGCCAGCCGGGGGCGACGGCCAATGGCGAGGGGCGGCTGCTGCGGGGCGGACGGCGGATCATGGAACTGCCGGGCAAAGAGGTAAACCACCATCTGGGTGTGTCGGCCTTTGCCACCCATGCGGTGGTGGACCAGCGATCGGCGGTAAAAATCCCGTCCGACATCGCGCCGGAAATCGCCGCCCTGTTCGGCTGCGCCGTGCTGACCGGTGTCGGCGCGGTTATGAACACCGCCGCCGTGAAGCCGGGTGAAAGCGTTGTCGTCTATGGCTTGGGCGGGGTCGGCCTGTCATCGCTGCTGGGCGCCGTGGCCGCCGGGGCCAACCCGGTCATCGCCGTCGATCCCATTGAGGATAAGCGCAAGCTGGCCCTGGAACTGGGGGCCGCCGCCGCCGTGGCGCCCGCCGATGCAGCCCAGGCCATTGCCGACCTGACGGGCGGTGGTGCTGATGTCGCGATTGAGACGGCGGGCAAGGCTGCCGTGCTGGCCGCCGCCTACAAGTCCACCCGCCGGGGCGGACGCACCGTCACGGTCGGTCTGCCCAACCCGGCGGAAATGCTGAGCTTCCCGGCGGTATCGCTGGTGGCGGAAGGCAAGACCTTGATGGGCAGCTATATGGGCTCGTCCATCCCGTCGCGCGACGTGCCGCGCTATATCGGCCTGTGGCGGGCCGGACGGCTGCCGGTGCATCGGCTGTTGAGCGGCACCGCACCGCTGTCGGAGATCAACCGGCTGATGGACGAACTGGCGGCGGGCCGGGTGATCCGGCAGGTGGTCCTGCCTTAA
- the leuC gene encoding 3-isopropylmalate dehydratase large subunit, with amino-acid sequence MPFTLYDKLWNSHVVAEEEGGISLLYIDRAMLHEVSSPQAFAALREKGLKVRNPGAFLAVADHSVPTRHRDRPIADPQARAQVELLARNASDFGIDMIGLDDPRQGIVHVTGPEQGFTLPGLTLVCGDSHTATHGAFGTLAFGIGSGECESVLATQVLRLTKAKTLRVNVHGDLPAGVGAKDIILAVVGKLGSNGAIGHAIEYAGPAIRALTMEGRMTLCNMSIEAGSRTGLVAPDEVTFAWLKGRSLAPKGADWDAAVAHWRTLPSDEGAVFDRVIDIDATKLVPQVSWGTSPDQVADVTGRVPDPAGARDAETAAKMTKALSYMGLTAGMPVRDIVVGHVFIGSCTNGRIEDLRIAARVLKDRRIADGVQALVVPGSKAVKSQAEAEGLDTIFRAAGFEWREPGCSLCVAMNDDRLPPGARCASTSNRNFEGRQGQGARTHLMGPAMAAASAIAGHIADPRDYLGEA; translated from the coding sequence ATGCCGTTTACCCTTTATGACAAGCTGTGGAACAGCCATGTGGTCGCGGAAGAGGAAGGCGGGATCAGCCTGCTCTATATTGACCGCGCTATGCTGCATGAGGTCAGCAGTCCGCAGGCCTTCGCGGCCTTGCGTGAGAAGGGGCTGAAGGTCCGTAATCCCGGTGCCTTTCTGGCCGTCGCCGATCATTCGGTTCCCACCCGCCACCGCGACCGGCCCATCGCCGATCCGCAGGCCCGCGCGCAGGTCGAGCTTCTGGCCCGCAATGCGAGTGATTTCGGTATCGATATGATTGGCCTGGACGATCCGCGTCAGGGGATCGTACATGTTACGGGTCCGGAACAAGGATTTACTTTGCCGGGTTTAACGCTGGTCTGTGGGGACAGTCATACCGCCACGCATGGCGCCTTCGGCACCCTGGCTTTCGGTATCGGGTCGGGCGAATGCGAAAGTGTCCTGGCCACACAGGTCCTACGCCTGACCAAGGCGAAGACCCTGCGCGTCAATGTCCACGGCGACCTGCCGGCGGGCGTGGGGGCGAAGGATATTATCCTGGCGGTGGTGGGAAAGCTGGGCAGCAATGGCGCCATCGGCCATGCCATCGAATATGCCGGCCCCGCCATCCGCGCCCTGACCATGGAAGGGCGCATGACCCTCTGCAATATGAGTATCGAGGCAGGATCCCGCACCGGTCTGGTTGCCCCGGACGAGGTCACCTTCGCCTGGCTGAAAGGCCGTTCCCTGGCACCGAAGGGGGCGGATTGGGACGCGGCTGTCGCCCATTGGCGGACATTGCCCAGCGACGAGGGTGCGGTCTTCGATCGGGTGATCGATATTGACGCCACCAAGCTGGTGCCGCAGGTCAGTTGGGGTACCAGCCCCGATCAGGTTGCCGATGTTACCGGCCGTGTGCCCGATCCGGCGGGGGCCCGCGACGCCGAGACGGCGGCCAAGATGACCAAGGCCCTGTCCTATATGGGGCTGACGGCGGGCATGCCGGTTCGCGATATTGTCGTCGGCCATGTCTTCATCGGGTCCTGCACCAATGGCCGGATCGAAGATCTGCGCATCGCCGCCCGTGTCCTGAAGGATCGCCGCATCGCCGATGGCGTCCAGGCGCTGGTGGTGCCGGGGTCGAAGGCCGTTAAGAGCCAAGCGGAGGCGGAGGGGCTGGACACTATTTTTCGGGCCGCCGGCTTTGAATGGCGCGAACCGGGCTGTTCGCTTTGCGTTGCCATGAATGATGACCGGCTGCCACCCGGTGCGCGCTGCGCCAGCACATCGAACCGCAATTTCGAAGGCCGCCAGGGCCAGGGGGCGCGTACCCATCTGATGGGCCCGGCCATGGCGGCGGCATCGGCCATCGCCGGCCACATTGCCGACCCGCGCGACTATCTTGGGGAGGCTTGA
- a CDS encoding MFS transporter: MTAAITDAPPPAAGRLGLLSQVGYGAGQVAGQVFRDVPSLLLLFFMTTVLGIEPALAGVAIFVPKLVWGVGCDLLVGVLSDRWKHRFHRRWWLLAGVIGSPMAFLLLFHVPADLSQTGRVAYVAAAFSLYMAVFASFSVPYLSIAGELSDDPHQRTVLMAWRLVFTAAGVLIGGAVAPGVVQYLGGGQPGYEGMARVLAVICPISLLIAFFGAGRAARQAGRAPAVATATRMTFSAAIAVLAAPRFSVLLASNLLQLIGSGMAYASMLYFLTYNMGQGAAALQLIGGLIVAVCAGIIVAQPLWVAVAKRVGKKPVYVLSAIGYGVTYIAWSQNAQSGTMVAYVFCVVAALFNSGWALLSFSMMSDIAGEDRANAGLYSAAWVAVDKIGFALGGTLLVGLVLSGFGFDVARSMAGLPQEPRALTGVMLAFGVLPGLFNLIAAALYGRYGRH; encoded by the coding sequence ATGACCGCCGCCATTACCGATGCGCCCCCGCCCGCCGCCGGCCGCCTGGGTCTTCTGTCTCAGGTCGGCTATGGCGCGGGCCAAGTGGCGGGACAGGTGTTCCGCGACGTGCCGTCGCTGCTGCTGCTGTTCTTCATGACCACTGTCCTGGGGATCGAACCGGCATTGGCCGGTGTCGCGATCTTCGTGCCGAAGCTGGTTTGGGGCGTGGGCTGTGATCTGCTGGTTGGCGTGCTGTCCGACCGCTGGAAACACCGGTTCCACCGCCGCTGGTGGCTGCTGGCCGGTGTCATTGGCTCTCCCATGGCGTTTCTGCTGCTGTTCCACGTGCCGGCTGACCTGTCGCAGACGGGGCGGGTTGCCTATGTGGCTGCCGCATTCAGCCTGTATATGGCCGTCTTCGCCAGCTTCTCTGTGCCCTATCTGTCCATCGCGGGCGAATTGTCGGACGATCCGCACCAGCGGACTGTCCTGATGGCCTGGCGGCTGGTGTTCACGGCTGCGGGCGTGCTAATCGGCGGGGCGGTGGCGCCCGGCGTAGTGCAATATCTGGGCGGTGGTCAACCCGGGTACGAGGGCATGGCCCGCGTCCTGGCTGTGATCTGCCCTATCTCTCTGCTGATCGCCTTTTTCGGGGCGGGCCGCGCGGCACGGCAGGCGGGCCGGGCACCGGCGGTCGCGACCGCTACGCGCATGACGTTCTCGGCTGCGATCGCCGTGCTGGCTGCCCCGCGCTTTTCCGTGCTGCTGGCCTCCAACCTGCTGCAACTGATCGGCTCGGGGATGGCCTATGCGTCCATGCTGTATTTCCTGACCTACAATATGGGGCAAGGGGCGGCGGCGCTGCAGCTGATCGGCGGGCTGATCGTGGCGGTCTGCGCCGGCATCATCGTGGCCCAGCCCCTGTGGGTTGCGGTGGCCAAACGGGTGGGCAAGAAGCCGGTCTATGTGCTGTCGGCCATCGGCTATGGTGTCACCTATATCGCCTGGTCGCAGAATGCCCAGTCGGGCACCATGGTCGCCTACGTGTTCTGTGTGGTGGCCGCTTTGTTTAATTCCGGCTGGGCCCTGCTCAGCTTTTCCATGATGTCGGACATCGCGGGTGAGGATCGGGCCAATGCCGGGCTTTACTCCGCTGCCTGGGTGGCGGTGGACAAGATCGGCTTTGCCCTTGGCGGCACCTTGCTGGTGGGGCTTGTCCTGTCCGGTTTCGGTTTTGACGTGGCGCGGTCCATGGCGGGCCTGCCCCAGGAGCCGCGCGCCCTGACCGGCGTGATGCTGGCCTTCGGGGTCTTGCCCGGTCTATTCAATCTTATCGCGGCGGCCCTTTATGGCCGCTACGGTCGCCACTGA
- a CDS encoding FAD-binding oxidoreductase, with the protein MPDTAAPTSDLLPRLCAVLGDAAVLTDADDLSFFGQDVHSIGAPLLAVIRPVTRDALTSALKLLHQVGVAVVPRGGGMSYSNGYLAGTAGAVLVDTSGLDRIVEINADDMYVVAEAGVTWAALDAALAPLGLRTPFWGPFSGIRATLGGTMSQNAVTYGTGTFGTAVDSLLGLEVALADGSVLRTGSWAQPNSAPFFRHYGPDLTGLFSGDAGALGIKTAMALRLVRRRPINTGISFGFQTFDQMLGAMAAVAREGVASEAFGLDPFLQKQRLGMGDLKSDLKMLLAVGRAGRGPFESLWQMAKIVVAGRGFLDGINYSAHYTIDAFDQDEERSMLRRIRAAAEPFGKEIENSMPTLVRAYPFPPLNHILGPKGERWVPVHGILPFSRVAAFRADLDALYARQAAEMTRHKVLAAAMFSTIATNGFLYELAFYWEDERAAFHDRILEPDAAKNLPRYPANPEGAELMRQLKKECVALYAKHGAAHLQVGRLYPVTEAMNPVTRQVLGAVKTKVDGAGLMNPGALGL; encoded by the coding sequence ATGCCGGATACCGCCGCCCCCACCTCAGACCTTCTGCCGCGTCTGTGCGCGGTTCTGGGGGATGCTGCCGTCCTGACCGATGCCGACGACCTGTCCTTCTTCGGTCAGGATGTGCATTCCATTGGCGCGCCTTTGCTGGCCGTCATCCGACCGGTGACGCGCGACGCGCTGACCAGCGCGCTGAAGCTGCTGCATCAGGTGGGCGTGGCCGTGGTGCCGCGTGGTGGCGGCATGTCCTATTCCAACGGCTATCTGGCGGGTACAGCAGGTGCGGTGCTGGTGGATACCAGCGGCCTGGACCGGATTGTTGAGATCAATGCCGATGACATGTATGTGGTGGCGGAAGCGGGGGTGACCTGGGCCGCTTTGGACGCTGCCCTGGCACCGCTGGGCCTGCGCACGCCTTTCTGGGGACCGTTCTCCGGCATCCGCGCCACCCTTGGCGGGACCATGTCCCAGAATGCCGTCACTTACGGCACCGGCACTTTCGGCACGGCAGTGGACAGTCTGCTGGGGCTGGAGGTGGCGCTGGCCGACGGGTCGGTTCTGCGCACCGGTTCCTGGGCGCAGCCTAACAGCGCTCCATTCTTCCGTCATTACGGCCCCGATCTGACCGGTCTGTTCAGCGGCGATGCCGGCGCCCTGGGTATCAAGACCGCTATGGCCCTGCGTCTGGTCCGCCGCCGGCCCATCAATACCGGCATCTCCTTCGGCTTCCAGACCTTCGACCAGATGCTGGGCGCCATGGCCGCCGTGGCGCGCGAAGGGGTGGCGTCAGAGGCGTTTGGCCTGGACCCGTTCCTGCAAAAGCAGCGCCTGGGCATGGGCGATCTGAAATCCGATCTGAAGATGCTGCTGGCGGTGGGCCGGGCGGGGCGGGGGCCGTTCGAATCGCTTTGGCAGATGGCGAAGATCGTCGTCGCCGGGCGCGGCTTCCTGGATGGCATCAACTATTCCGCCCATTACACCATTGATGCCTTTGACCAGGACGAGGAACGGTCGATGCTGCGCCGTATCCGCGCGGCGGCGGAACCGTTCGGCAAGGAGATCGAGAACTCCATGCCGACCCTGGTTCGCGCATATCCCTTTCCGCCGCTGAACCATATCCTGGGGCCGAAGGGGGAGCGTTGGGTGCCTGTCCACGGCATCCTGCCCTTCAGCCGGGTGGCCGCCTTCCGCGCCGATCTGGACGCGCTTTACGCACGCCAAGCAGCGGAGATGACGCGGCACAAGGTCCTGGCCGCCGCCATGTTCTCCACCATCGCCACCAACGGCTTCCTCTATGAACTGGCGTTTTATTGGGAGGATGAGCGCGCGGCATTCCATGATCGTATCCTGGAACCCGATGCGGCCAAGAACCTGCCGCGCTATCCCGCCAATCCGGAAGGCGCGGAACTGATGCGGCAGCTGAAGAAGGAATGCGTTGCGCTCTATGCCAAGCATGGCGCGGCGCATTTGCAGGTCGGGCGGCTCTATCCCGTGACCGAAGCCATGAACCCTGTCACGCGGCAGGTTCTGGGCGCTGTGAAGACCAAGGTGGACGGTGCCGGATTGATGAATCCGGGTGCGCTCGGGCTGTAA
- a CDS encoding FAD-binding oxidoreductase, producing MPDSASHGDNIGNGLKAALLSITGPDGVTDDEATRRLHSGDIWSESAEPVALVVAPDNLEQLSAVTALLHRHQVPLAPRGAGMSYTGGYIPTVSGTVSLDMRRMNRVIDLRPDDMVVTVEAGCTWIDLNKALAPHGLRTPFFGPMSGLISTIGGGVSQQNAMLGAGHYGTTSESVVALTMVLADGSILRTGARGEDGDTPFYRHFGPDLTGLFCGDCGAFGTKAHITLRLIQAPKHEDYASFEFPTGGDLMRAMAALARAGVAAEMCAFDPGLTRVRMQRASMTSDVKALGAVVTRQKSLLRGLWEAVRVAGAGRSFVSEDSFPLHLNAEGRSAEAVAHDMATARRIATEHHGREVANTIAKVIRAMPFPPLNSALGPGGERWIPIHGQISLSKAPALYEAVEQVFAGMADDFAKHNIKTGYLFTSLSTNALIVEPVIYWPEKRLPVHYQALEPTHIARLPEHADNPDATAVVTEARKRLIATFRRFGCGHFQVGRSYPYRESRDAASQSVLDALKDAVDPARVLNPGVLGFAKGQK from the coding sequence ATGCCGGACAGTGCTTCTCACGGTGACAATATCGGCAACGGCTTGAAGGCCGCTTTGCTTTCCATCACGGGTCCCGATGGCGTGACCGACGATGAGGCAACCCGCCGCCTGCACAGCGGCGATATCTGGTCGGAAAGCGCCGAGCCGGTCGCCCTGGTCGTGGCGCCAGACAATCTGGAACAATTGTCTGCGGTCACAGCGCTGCTCCACCGGCATCAGGTGCCCCTGGCACCACGCGGCGCGGGCATGAGCTACACCGGCGGGTACATTCCCACCGTGTCGGGCACGGTATCGCTGGACATGCGGCGGATGAACCGCGTCATTGATCTGCGCCCTGACGACATGGTGGTGACGGTGGAGGCCGGCTGCACCTGGATCGACCTGAACAAGGCACTGGCCCCGCACGGGCTGCGCACACCGTTCTTCGGCCCCATGTCGGGCCTGATCAGCACCATCGGCGGCGGCGTGTCACAGCAGAACGCCATGCTGGGTGCCGGTCATTACGGCACGACCAGTGAAAGTGTCGTGGCCCTGACCATGGTGCTGGCCGACGGGTCGATCCTGCGGACCGGTGCACGCGGGGAGGATGGCGATACCCCCTTCTACCGGCATTTCGGCCCCGACCTTACGGGCCTGTTCTGCGGTGATTGCGGGGCCTTCGGGACCAAGGCCCATATCACCCTGCGCCTTATACAGGCCCCGAAACATGAAGACTACGCCAGCTTTGAGTTCCCAACCGGCGGCGACCTGATGCGGGCGATGGCGGCCCTGGCGCGGGCCGGTGTTGCGGCGGAAATGTGTGCCTTCGATCCCGGCCTGACACGGGTGCGCATGCAGCGCGCGTCGATGACCAGCGATGTGAAGGCACTGGGCGCCGTCGTCACGCGTCAGAAATCCCTGCTACGTGGGCTGTGGGAGGCCGTCCGGGTCGCCGGTGCCGGTCGCAGTTTCGTCAGCGAGGACAGTTTTCCCCTGCATTTGAATGCCGAGGGGCGATCGGCGGAGGCGGTGGCGCATGATATGGCCACGGCCCGGCGCATCGCGACGGAACATCATGGCCGGGAGGTGGCGAATACCATTGCCAAGGTCATCCGTGCCATGCCCTTCCCCCCGCTGAACAGCGCGCTGGGGCCGGGTGGCGAGCGTTGGATTCCCATCCATGGTCAGATTTCCCTGTCCAAGGCGCCAGCCCTTTACGAGGCGGTGGAGCAGGTCTTCGCCGGGATGGCTGACGATTTCGCCAAGCACAATATCAAGACCGGGTACCTGTTCACGTCCCTGTCGACCAACGCCCTGATCGTGGAGCCCGTGATCTATTGGCCGGAAAAGCGGCTGCCGGTGCATTATCAGGCGCTGGAACCCACGCATATAGCGCGCCTGCCCGAACATGCGGACAATCCCGACGCCACCGCCGTGGTGACGGAGGCCCGCAAGCGCCTGATCGCCACCTTCCGACGCTTTGGCTGCGGTCATTTTCAGGTTGGCCGCTCCTACCCTTATCGTGAGAGCCGGGACGCGGCCAGCCAATCGGTCCTGGATGCACTGAAAGATGCGGTGGACCCCGCCCGCGTTCTGAACCCTGGCGTGCTGGGCTTTGCCAAGGGGCAGAAATGA
- a CDS encoding FAD-dependent oxidoreductase — protein MQFDYSIPVIVAGAGAAGAVAALAARGAGADVLLIEQDAVPFGTTSMSQGLLCAAGTAAQKRLGIHDDGDILYADIMAKTQGKTDPVLARAIADGAGPTLDWLVEQHGLPYELDVRFKAAFGHSRLRVHGWPGRSGNDMLMYLHRRLEETRVDVIHQARLVEIAGDGAGGVAGIVIGRPDGSHEAIGCDSLILATGGFAGNRDMVRTHIPDAGDAHYHGHEGSDGLGIRLGAGLGAELADMGAYQGYGMLTDPQGVTLPPGFILEGGFLVNQHGDRFVDETDDISAVVHPVLAQPDGRAWIIFDQRIEQACAHIPESAQLRELNAARAADSVIDLALRIGADPARLAASLDDIHRATTAGRPDSQGRRWTDPVLEAPFRALRLRGAIYHTQGGLRTDGSGRVLAVSGLPLRNLFACGGAARSVSGPSCWGYLPAMGICAAVTLGRLAGAEAARLVIAKQPT, from the coding sequence ATGCAGTTCGATTATTCCATACCGGTGATCGTCGCGGGTGCTGGGGCGGCAGGTGCTGTCGCCGCCCTTGCCGCTCGCGGTGCCGGGGCGGATGTTCTGCTGATCGAGCAGGATGCCGTGCCGTTTGGCACGACCTCCATGTCCCAGGGCCTGCTCTGCGCTGCCGGTACGGCGGCGCAGAAGCGCCTGGGCATTCATGATGATGGCGACATTCTGTATGCCGACATCATGGCCAAAACGCAGGGAAAAACCGACCCGGTGCTGGCCCGTGCCATCGCCGATGGGGCGGGCCCGACCCTGGACTGGCTGGTCGAACAGCATGGCCTTCCTTATGAGCTGGATGTCCGCTTCAAGGCGGCGTTCGGCCATTCACGGCTGCGCGTCCATGGCTGGCCGGGGCGCAGCGGTAACGACATGCTGATGTATCTTCACCGCCGCCTGGAAGAAACCAGGGTGGACGTGATCCACCAGGCGCGCCTGGTGGAAATCGCGGGTGATGGTGCAGGCGGGGTCGCCGGCATCGTGATTGGGCGACCCGACGGCAGCCACGAAGCTATCGGCTGCGACAGCCTTATCCTGGCGACAGGCGGGTTTGCCGGCAACCGAGATATGGTGCGCACCCATATCCCCGATGCCGGTGACGCCCATTATCACGGTCATGAAGGCAGCGACGGCCTGGGCATCCGCTTAGGCGCGGGGCTAGGTGCCGAACTGGCGGACATGGGCGCCTATCAGGGTTACGGCATGCTGACCGACCCGCAGGGGGTAACACTGCCGCCCGGCTTCATCCTGGAAGGCGGCTTCCTGGTCAATCAACATGGCGACCGTTTCGTTGATGAAACCGACGATATTTCAGCGGTCGTGCATCCGGTATTGGCACAGCCCGATGGCCGGGCCTGGATCATCTTCGACCAGCGGATCGAGCAGGCCTGCGCCCATATCCCCGAAAGCGCGCAGTTGCGGGAGTTGAACGCTGCGCGCGCTGCTGACAGCGTGATCGATCTGGCGCTGCGCATCGGCGCCGATCCTGCCCGCCTGGCCGCCAGCCTGGACGATATCCATCGCGCGACGACCGCGGGCCGCCCTGACAGCCAAGGACGGCGCTGGACAGATCCGGTGCTGGAAGCGCCGTTCCGTGCGCTGCGCCTACGCGGGGCCATCTATCATACCCAGGGGGGCTTGCGCACCGATGGGAGCGGGCGGGTTCTGGCGGTAAGCGGACTGCCCCTGCGTAATCTTTTCGCCTGTGGCGGGGCCGCGCGATCGGTTTCCGGGCCTTCCTGCTGGGGTTATCTGCCGGCGATGGGCATCTGTGCGGCGGTCACGCTGGGCCGTTTGGCCGGGGCCGAGGCCGCCCGGCTGGTCATTGCCAAGCAACCGACATGA